Proteins encoded within one genomic window of Dermatophilus congolensis:
- a CDS encoding DUF1846 domain-containing protein: MQTEHISARRAQFGGKLYLEFGGKLFDDHHASRVLPGFTPDNKLVMLESMKDDVEMVVVVNARDLASNKVRGDLGIGYDADVLRLVDEFRTYGLYVGSVVISHWSEDNRTAKAFKRKLERLGLTVYRHYPIKGYPNDVALVVSEEGYGRNDYIETTRNLVVVTAPGPGSGKMATCLSQLYQDHQRGVESGYAKFETFPIWNLPLDHPVNLAYEAATADLDDVNMIDPFHLAAHGEQTVNYNRDVEVFPVLNLLFEQIMGSSPYASPTDMGVNMVGFCISDDEVVRYASKQEVIRRYFKALAREHKEQIEPVESERIALTMSKLGVVDTDRPVVEPARKLAKRSKGPAAAIELPDGRIIAGKTSSLLGPSSAILLDALKALAGIDDKVHLLSPETVAPIQALKTQHLGSHNPRLHTDEVLIALAVGAKHDENARRALEQLQNLHGCDVHSSTILGSVDEGIFRNLGVQVTCEPAYATKKLYRKS; encoded by the coding sequence ATGCAGACCGAGCACATTAGTGCACGTCGAGCACAGTTCGGCGGGAAGCTGTACCTGGAGTTCGGTGGAAAGCTTTTTGATGACCATCACGCCTCGCGTGTGCTGCCCGGTTTCACCCCGGACAACAAGCTGGTCATGCTCGAGTCGATGAAAGACGACGTCGAGATGGTCGTTGTTGTTAATGCTCGAGACCTTGCTTCTAACAAGGTCCGTGGCGATTTGGGTATCGGCTACGACGCAGATGTGCTCCGCCTGGTCGATGAGTTCCGCACCTATGGCTTGTACGTCGGCAGCGTGGTGATTTCTCACTGGAGCGAAGACAACCGCACCGCGAAAGCTTTCAAACGCAAACTCGAACGTTTGGGTCTGACTGTCTACCGCCACTACCCCATCAAGGGCTACCCCAACGATGTCGCGCTCGTTGTGAGTGAAGAGGGCTACGGACGCAACGACTACATCGAAACCACCCGTAACCTTGTCGTTGTCACTGCCCCTGGCCCAGGTTCGGGAAAGATGGCCACGTGTCTTTCGCAGCTGTACCAGGACCACCAGCGCGGTGTGGAGTCTGGCTACGCGAAGTTTGAGACATTCCCGATCTGGAACCTGCCACTGGATCACCCCGTGAACCTGGCTTATGAGGCCGCTACTGCCGACCTCGACGACGTCAACATGATTGACCCGTTCCATCTGGCTGCGCACGGTGAGCAGACAGTGAACTACAACCGTGACGTCGAGGTTTTCCCGGTCTTGAATCTGCTGTTCGAGCAGATTATGGGGTCTTCTCCCTACGCCTCCCCCACCGACATGGGGGTCAACATGGTGGGCTTTTGCATCAGCGATGACGAGGTCGTCCGCTATGCCTCCAAGCAGGAAGTGATCCGCCGCTACTTCAAGGCTTTGGCCCGCGAGCACAAAGAGCAGATCGAACCAGTTGAGAGCGAACGTATCGCGCTAACGATGAGCAAACTCGGGGTCGTCGACACTGATCGTCCTGTCGTCGAACCTGCCCGCAAGCTCGCTAAGCGTTCTAAGGGCCCCGCCGCTGCGATCGAACTACCTGATGGGCGCATCATCGCTGGCAAGACCAGCTCACTGCTAGGGCCGAGCTCTGCAATCCTGCTTGACGCGCTCAAAGCATTGGCTGGCATCGACGACAAGGTGCATCTGCTCTCCCCCGAGACGGTCGCACCCATCCAAGCTCTCAAAACACAGCATTTGGGTAGTCACAACCCGCGCCTGCACACCGATGAGGTGCTTATTGCCCTGGCTGTGGGCGCCAAGCACGATGAAAACGCTCGCCGGGCTCTAGAGCAGCTGCAGAATCTACATGGCTGCGATGTGCACTCCTCCACGATCTTGGGCAGCGTCGATGAGGGCATTTTCCGAAACCTGGGTGTACAGGTGACCTGCGAACCCGCTTACGCAACGAAGAAGCTCTACCGCAAGAGCTGA
- a CDS encoding glycosyltransferase family 4 protein, with the protein MTPRRVLMMVGNDIRHDTRVLKTALALADGDIEVTILGYSSTGVREQSTLGPVRIVRVPVAWRFRDRANAARKARRDKRLIVVNEPSPREKRLRELQLSLRQREAAEQKGANGANRATRAALWRVAQTKLEQQATRLSKYEDNWRHKLYESIDNSAALVAWRRDIPEIDDYALAFDPVIDSLEWDIIHAHDVHMVGVAARAVARRRANGKEAAWVYDAHEYVAGLSIYPGRPVRKRAAYLDLQNEYIRDADAVVTVTQPLAEQLQKDYDLARQPTVVMNAPVLSAAERSAEVSLREVCGVDKKTPLLVYSGGVTAARGVDTAIRALIALPEVHVAVVCVPRTTTAPVRELTELARTCGVEDRVHFIDPVRPDHVSGFVAEADLGLIPILHFGSHEFALANKLFEYLFAGLPVVVSDTRAQKEFVEREQVGLVHEAGNPASFATAVKEALSRKDEFQKRIRQNTDLLTPYAWEYQEKTLRELYRDLFRRGLPVGKSLMVRANSVAVGDAGISEPQSSSTLEEMVERPISHDDRASYVGFGPANMAGQAWQWAKALERAIPGVSTSVMEVDRGQKFRYPHDTWVETTTYRRDAKWAQALENRAVKDWTHALVEAGRPVFGLRHGHDFVGDVKVLRAAGVRVGLLLHGSEIRNPSINAQQTPWSPFVDPADEQTARLQRVVDILAPKVRAFMADDAFGGPVFVSTPDLLRHMPGAHWLPVVVDVQMWSAESAVLDKPVPVVLHTPSRSSLKGSAHVEAAVGPLVEEGLIRYERVEGATQKEMVDLVKGADIVLDQFALGGYGVAACEAMAAGKLVLGHVIEEVREHVKSQTGLEVPVVEAPADRLEAVLREVLTDRDGFSAVAASGPEFVRQVHDGTRSAALLAEQLNIHS; encoded by the coding sequence GTGACTCCGCGACGCGTTCTCATGATGGTTGGCAATGACATTCGCCACGACACCCGTGTCCTCAAAACTGCGCTGGCGCTAGCTGACGGTGATATTGAGGTCACCATTTTGGGATACAGCTCCACAGGAGTGCGGGAACAGTCAACGCTAGGCCCAGTACGCATCGTGCGCGTACCGGTGGCATGGCGATTCCGTGACCGAGCCAACGCCGCCCGCAAAGCACGACGAGACAAACGCCTCATCGTGGTGAACGAGCCATCTCCGCGCGAAAAAAGACTGCGCGAACTCCAACTCAGCCTGCGCCAACGGGAAGCTGCCGAACAAAAAGGCGCTAACGGAGCAAACCGTGCCACCCGAGCAGCCCTATGGCGAGTAGCGCAAACAAAGCTTGAACAACAGGCCACACGTTTGAGCAAGTATGAAGATAACTGGCGCCACAAACTGTACGAATCAATCGACAACTCTGCCGCCCTCGTAGCCTGGCGTCGCGATATCCCTGAAATTGACGACTACGCGCTCGCATTTGACCCAGTAATTGATTCCCTGGAATGGGACATCATCCACGCCCACGACGTGCACATGGTTGGGGTCGCGGCGCGGGCGGTAGCACGTAGACGAGCCAACGGTAAGGAAGCGGCCTGGGTTTACGACGCTCACGAATACGTAGCTGGTCTTTCGATCTATCCAGGCAGGCCAGTGCGCAAGCGTGCTGCCTACCTTGATCTGCAGAACGAATACATCCGCGACGCCGACGCCGTGGTCACAGTGACACAACCCCTGGCTGAGCAGCTGCAGAAAGACTACGACCTAGCCAGACAACCAACAGTGGTGATGAATGCCCCAGTGCTTTCCGCAGCTGAACGCTCGGCAGAGGTCTCACTTCGTGAGGTATGCGGCGTTGATAAAAAAACACCACTACTGGTGTATTCGGGAGGAGTCACTGCCGCACGAGGAGTTGATACAGCCATACGCGCGTTAATTGCACTACCTGAGGTGCATGTGGCAGTGGTATGCGTGCCGCGAACCACCACAGCCCCAGTACGCGAACTCACCGAATTGGCGCGAACCTGTGGCGTCGAGGACCGAGTGCACTTCATCGATCCAGTGCGCCCAGATCACGTAAGCGGTTTTGTCGCCGAAGCAGACCTTGGACTCATTCCCATCCTGCACTTCGGCAGCCACGAGTTCGCGCTCGCGAACAAGTTGTTCGAGTACTTATTCGCCGGTCTACCAGTGGTTGTCAGCGATACGCGTGCACAGAAAGAATTCGTTGAGCGTGAGCAGGTGGGGCTAGTTCATGAGGCAGGAAACCCAGCCTCATTCGCGACAGCGGTCAAAGAAGCACTATCGCGTAAAGATGAATTTCAGAAACGTATCCGCCAAAACACCGACCTATTGACGCCATACGCCTGGGAATATCAGGAAAAAACACTACGCGAGCTATACCGCGACCTGTTCCGTCGAGGGCTTCCGGTAGGGAAGTCGTTGATGGTGCGGGCGAACAGTGTCGCCGTCGGGGATGCAGGAATAAGCGAGCCGCAATCTAGTTCAACTCTAGAAGAGATGGTAGAGCGGCCAATTAGTCACGATGACAGGGCAAGTTACGTCGGGTTTGGGCCAGCGAATATGGCTGGCCAGGCATGGCAGTGGGCTAAGGCACTTGAGCGAGCGATACCCGGGGTGAGCACGTCTGTGATGGAAGTGGACCGAGGACAGAAGTTCCGGTATCCGCATGACACCTGGGTCGAGACGACAACCTATCGGCGTGACGCCAAATGGGCGCAGGCACTGGAGAATCGTGCAGTGAAGGACTGGACGCATGCTCTGGTGGAGGCCGGGCGGCCTGTGTTCGGGCTGCGGCATGGGCATGACTTTGTTGGGGATGTGAAAGTGTTGCGCGCGGCAGGTGTACGGGTGGGACTGCTGCTGCACGGCAGCGAGATCCGTAACCCGTCGATCAATGCCCAGCAGACACCATGGTCGCCTTTCGTTGACCCGGCAGATGAGCAAACCGCTCGGTTGCAGCGGGTAGTGGATATCCTCGCGCCGAAAGTGCGAGCCTTCATGGCTGACGATGCCTTCGGCGGTCCTGTGTTTGTCTCAACACCAGATTTGTTGCGGCACATGCCAGGTGCGCATTGGCTTCCAGTGGTGGTTGACGTCCAGATGTGGAGCGCGGAGTCTGCTGTGCTGGACAAACCGGTACCGGTAGTGCTCCACACACCGAGCCGATCTTCGCTGAAAGGAAGCGCTCACGTCGAAGCTGCGGTGGGGCCGCTCGTCGAAGAAGGGCTCATCCGATATGAGCGGGTAGAAGGTGCCACACAGAAAGAAATGGTCGACCTGGTCAAGGGCGCTGACATTGTGCTCGACCAATTCGCTTTAGGCGGGTACGGGGTAGCCGCGTGTGAAGCGATGGCGGCAGGAAAACTCGTGCTTGGACATGTCATCGAAGAAGTTCGTGAGCATGTGAAGTCTCAGACGGGGCTGGAAGTGCCGGTGGTTGAGGCACCTGCAGACCGTTTAGAGGCAGTGCTGCGTGAAGTCCTCACTGATCGTGACGGATTCAGCGCAGTGGCTGCTTCTGGACCAGAGTTTGTCCGCCAAGTGCATGACGGCACCCGATCCGCGGCACTGCTGGCTGAGCAGCTGAATATCCACTCCTGA
- a CDS encoding ABC transporter ATP-binding protein codes for MTEEQNNREAQKLAAQEKARAASAERAASEAKPGSNSEALVGGVFSMRSGKSAKTGSIRYRGEKEQLRDNTGRTDLAVSVQHLHITYRTTFERVPTFKNAIVRAGRGERAVIEVNAINDISFDVPNGTAIGIIGANGAGKSTLLRAIAGILPPNHGQIEVWGRASTLLALGVGFNGMLSGRENIILGGLASGLSRAEVEERAEEVAEWAELGAFIDAPMRTYSSGMYSRLAFAVAVHMKPDILMIDEALSTGDATFRAKANAKMAELRASARAMFLVSHGLSSIKEMCNDAIWLHKGRIMMHASPEECIDAYTEFVKVGKTPATMDEI; via the coding sequence ATGACCGAGGAACAAAACAACCGCGAGGCACAAAAGCTCGCCGCACAGGAAAAAGCCCGCGCAGCATCTGCTGAGCGCGCAGCTTCCGAAGCTAAACCCGGCAGCAACAGCGAGGCACTTGTCGGTGGCGTTTTCTCTATGCGCTCGGGCAAAAGCGCCAAAACCGGTTCAATCCGCTACCGCGGTGAAAAAGAGCAGCTGCGCGACAACACCGGCCGCACCGACCTGGCAGTCTCAGTGCAGCACCTGCACATCACCTACCGCACCACCTTCGAGCGAGTGCCAACGTTCAAAAACGCCATCGTCCGTGCCGGACGAGGCGAACGCGCAGTCATCGAAGTCAACGCGATCAACGACATCAGCTTCGATGTTCCCAACGGCACTGCCATAGGCATCATCGGAGCCAACGGAGCAGGAAAATCTACCCTCCTACGCGCCATCGCCGGGATCCTCCCACCCAACCACGGGCAAATCGAGGTGTGGGGTAGAGCCAGCACTCTCTTGGCCCTCGGTGTCGGATTCAACGGCATGCTTTCCGGGCGCGAAAACATCATCCTCGGTGGGCTTGCCTCAGGCCTGTCACGCGCGGAAGTAGAAGAACGGGCCGAAGAAGTTGCCGAATGGGCCGAACTGGGTGCCTTCATTGATGCACCCATGCGCACGTACTCCTCTGGTATGTACTCCCGCCTAGCCTTCGCCGTGGCAGTGCACATGAAGCCCGACATCCTCATGATCGACGAGGCGCTATCTACCGGTGACGCCACCTTCCGCGCCAAAGCCAACGCGAAAATGGCCGAACTGCGTGCTTCCGCGCGAGCAATGTTCCTCGTCTCTCACGGTTTGTCCAGCATCAAAGAAATGTGCAATGACGCCATCTGGCTGCACAAGGGACGCATCATGATGCACGCCTCCCCGGAGGAATGCATCGACGCCTACACCGAATTCGTCAAGGTCGGAAAAACACCTGCAACCATGGACGAAATCTGA
- a CDS encoding glycosyltransferase, producing MSASTPNNARRAASKAARKALRLALGPQSPLRKALPDPVKTQLRVVRRHLPAAAVRIVDSSTGKTPAAPIDPAVLAAASRRPFLPNEPVRVWVAPANFAGQGKAWADAMETHITGVGARSMAVKGAIRFPVDQEVAPEAYRDIGWQKEQEKYVFAHYTHALIEAERPLFGTRYGNTCEIEIKRLTEAGLAVALISHGSDLRVPSKHAQMFPHSPFDDPEDRTYQILEKRALNNARIIEQFDGPVFVSTPDLIDYAPRAHWCPTVIDTYHWDSDWPLLARPIPRVVHIPSNGKLKGSDFIDEICTQLAEEGHIEYRTPRGVSHADIQREFSEADIVIDQLVMGLYGVTAIEGLAAGRVVVAFLGDVVRQRVKEVSGLDIPIKEATVETLREVLLDIITNRDSARAFAAKGPDYVAEIHDGRLSAKVLSEHFTGGKIATATDALAEREAEPVAPFKPVPDLTAARRVFIGPANLAGQGTAWARALRTHLDGVSATSMATRGHLLRFPSDYQIDPTFFSDESWSERQERYLSEFYTHILIEALRPVTGFRHGTRATGEIPVLREAGLNVALIAHGADVRVPSLHRKEHAWSPYGEIWDGVPSLEVLEQRAQRTIEAMTQFCGHTFVSTPDLLDYVPQARWCPIVVDVDSWQSEEQNPHEGVMRVMHAPSHSLLQGTMLIEPAVTDLAHEGVITYSNVGGTAPSRMRARYAAADVVLDQFALGTYGVTACEAMAAGRVVVGHVTEKTREQITADTGLELPIVEAEPDQIEQVLRNLAEDPQRRIALSRAGQEFVRAVHDGTKSANVLATWID from the coding sequence ATGAGCGCGTCCACCCCGAATAACGCACGACGAGCCGCGAGCAAAGCGGCACGAAAGGCACTACGGCTCGCGCTTGGTCCGCAATCACCTCTCCGTAAAGCTTTGCCTGATCCGGTCAAAACACAGCTGCGTGTCGTACGACGTCACCTACCCGCCGCTGCCGTGCGCATTGTTGACTCCAGCACCGGCAAAACCCCAGCAGCGCCGATTGACCCAGCAGTCCTGGCCGCCGCCTCACGCCGACCATTCCTGCCCAACGAACCTGTTCGAGTATGGGTAGCCCCCGCGAACTTCGCAGGCCAAGGAAAAGCTTGGGCAGACGCGATGGAGACACACATCACCGGCGTTGGAGCCCGCTCCATGGCTGTCAAAGGAGCCATCCGTTTTCCCGTCGATCAAGAAGTAGCCCCTGAGGCCTACCGCGACATTGGCTGGCAAAAAGAGCAAGAAAAATACGTCTTCGCCCACTACACCCACGCCCTCATCGAAGCCGAACGTCCCCTATTCGGAACCCGATACGGCAACACCTGCGAGATTGAAATCAAACGACTCACCGAAGCAGGACTAGCCGTTGCGCTGATATCCCACGGATCTGACCTACGTGTCCCCTCCAAACACGCACAAATGTTCCCGCACAGCCCCTTCGATGACCCCGAAGACAGGACGTACCAAATCCTCGAAAAGCGAGCCCTCAACAACGCCCGCATCATCGAACAGTTCGACGGCCCCGTTTTCGTTTCCACCCCAGACCTCATCGACTATGCCCCGCGCGCCCACTGGTGCCCTACCGTCATCGACACCTACCACTGGGATTCCGACTGGCCCCTCCTGGCGCGCCCCATCCCACGCGTAGTGCACATTCCCAGCAACGGCAAACTCAAAGGAAGCGACTTCATCGACGAGATTTGCACCCAGCTCGCCGAAGAAGGACACATCGAATACCGCACCCCCCGAGGCGTATCTCACGCTGACATTCAACGCGAGTTCAGCGAAGCTGACATCGTTATCGACCAGCTCGTCATGGGGCTGTATGGAGTAACTGCAATTGAAGGACTCGCCGCTGGCCGCGTAGTTGTGGCATTCCTAGGTGACGTGGTGCGTCAGCGTGTCAAAGAAGTCTCCGGACTGGATATCCCTATCAAAGAAGCAACTGTCGAAACCCTGCGCGAAGTCCTCCTCGATATCATCACCAACCGCGATAGCGCCCGTGCCTTCGCCGCGAAAGGGCCGGACTACGTCGCCGAAATTCATGACGGGCGACTATCAGCGAAAGTGCTCTCCGAGCACTTCACCGGCGGGAAAATCGCTACCGCCACCGACGCACTCGCTGAACGTGAAGCCGAACCAGTAGCCCCTTTCAAACCTGTCCCCGACCTCACCGCTGCACGACGAGTGTTTATTGGGCCAGCTAACCTCGCCGGACAAGGAACAGCTTGGGCACGCGCCCTGCGCACGCATTTAGATGGCGTATCCGCTACCTCGATGGCAACCCGCGGCCATCTCCTGCGCTTTCCGAGCGACTACCAGATCGACCCAACATTCTTTTCTGACGAAAGCTGGAGCGAACGGCAAGAGCGCTATCTCAGCGAGTTCTACACGCACATTCTCATCGAAGCACTGCGTCCCGTAACCGGTTTCCGGCATGGAACCCGCGCCACCGGCGAGATACCAGTACTGCGCGAAGCAGGGCTGAACGTGGCGCTCATCGCCCACGGTGCAGACGTGCGCGTTCCCAGCCTTCACCGTAAAGAGCACGCCTGGTCTCCTTACGGTGAAATCTGGGACGGTGTGCCCTCGCTCGAAGTGCTGGAACAGCGCGCACAGCGCACCATCGAAGCGATGACCCAATTCTGCGGGCACACATTCGTTTCCACTCCCGACCTACTCGACTATGTGCCTCAGGCACGTTGGTGCCCAATCGTGGTCGATGTCGACTCTTGGCAAAGCGAAGAACAAAACCCCCACGAAGGGGTAATGCGCGTGATGCACGCCCCCAGCCATTCGCTGTTGCAAGGAACGATGCTTATTGAACCAGCAGTCACCGACCTAGCTCACGAAGGTGTCATCACATACTCCAACGTCGGTGGCACTGCGCCGAGCCGTATGCGGGCCCGATACGCAGCAGCCGACGTCGTTCTCGACCAATTCGCGCTTGGCACATACGGTGTTACTGCATGTGAAGCGATGGCGGCGGGGCGAGTTGTCGTGGGGCATGTGACCGAAAAAACCCGCGAACAGATCACCGCGGACACCGGTCTAGAGCTGCCTATCGTTGAGGCCGAGCCAGATCAAATCGAACAGGTGCTACGCAACCTGGCAGAAGATCCGCAGCGGCGAATAGCGCTCAGCCGAGCAGGGCAAGAGTTCGTTCGAGCAGTACACGACGGCACTAAATCAGCAAACGTCCTTGCCACCTGGATCGACTGA
- a CDS encoding glycosyltransferase — protein MRSSYDVSFVTSGHDVADARLHREVQALVARGMSVEVLGLGDPADGPTCASVRTWKRPHIIARAPLAARMAASAGGRVLVTLDPDSAVAAGTIVMSSGRVLVVDIHEDYAALLRDRPWASKAAGIPGIVGNGVVEAFTTIAKRAALTLVADDHVPPLEARNRLVLRNEPVPALLPDPADPDAKPRAVYIGDVRSSRGLFAMIEALRLAPDWTLDIVGPVAPADAEELTATLDSDSRLAERIRLHGRRPPHAAWEIARGAWAGLVLLADTPAFQQAMPSKLGEYLACGLPVISTDLPRQHEVLADTEAGILVPVGEDAAVGAAVAAHMHKWSEQPQTHARARTAALTEATRLRAARSGYDDFADAISELLTVR, from the coding sequence ATGCGTTCTTCCTACGACGTGTCCTTCGTGACAAGCGGTCACGATGTCGCTGATGCCCGCCTGCATCGTGAAGTGCAGGCCCTGGTGGCCCGCGGCATGTCCGTGGAAGTTCTCGGACTCGGTGACCCCGCAGACGGCCCCACCTGTGCATCTGTGCGAACTTGGAAACGCCCGCACATCATCGCCCGAGCCCCACTGGCGGCCAGGATGGCCGCTTCGGCCGGTGGACGTGTCCTAGTCACCCTCGACCCTGACTCAGCAGTCGCTGCAGGAACCATCGTCATGTCTTCCGGGCGAGTTCTTGTCGTCGATATTCATGAAGACTACGCAGCCCTCCTGCGTGACCGGCCATGGGCAAGCAAAGCGGCAGGAATACCCGGCATCGTCGGAAACGGTGTCGTAGAAGCATTCACCACCATCGCCAAACGCGCCGCGCTGACCCTCGTCGCTGACGATCACGTACCCCCACTGGAGGCACGAAACCGACTTGTTCTGCGCAACGAACCCGTACCGGCTCTCCTGCCAGACCCCGCCGACCCCGACGCCAAACCCCGGGCCGTGTATATCGGTGATGTACGCAGCTCCCGAGGTTTATTCGCAATGATCGAAGCGCTACGTCTGGCTCCGGACTGGACTTTGGACATCGTTGGGCCAGTAGCGCCCGCCGACGCAGAAGAACTCACCGCCACTCTCGATAGCGACAGCCGCCTAGCTGAAAGAATCCGCCTACACGGACGCCGCCCGCCACACGCCGCATGGGAGATAGCGCGCGGAGCCTGGGCAGGGTTAGTACTTCTCGCTGACACCCCGGCCTTCCAGCAGGCGATGCCAAGTAAGCTCGGCGAATACCTTGCGTGCGGACTGCCAGTAATCAGCACCGATCTGCCGCGACAGCATGAAGTCCTGGCCGACACAGAGGCCGGAATTCTCGTGCCAGTAGGGGAAGATGCCGCTGTTGGTGCCGCAGTTGCTGCCCACATGCACAAATGGTCCGAACAGCCACAGACCCACGCCCGCGCCCGCACTGCTGCACTCACCGAAGCTACCCGCCTACGAGCGGCGCGCAGCGGCTACGACGACTTCGCCGACGCTATTAGTGAACTTCTTACAGTCCGCTGA
- a CDS encoding O-antigen ligase family protein: MRGEDIAEESGLLASGELNTSRPLLVTWFSYLVAAGGACAVVFTVAGGLLSLPLHEMGLENTFLCVVASVSFVAFISSGPHIFRPIAWALPFFVAAFVFWSPYALARTPDVRAGELELTRLFTAFVMALAVYACTQATSVGMTGMRLGWFFGLVLSVGVAGWEIFTRQHLWISARNPFIFPEPVVVGTYINPNNFATALVAMIVGAIALAAQSRSRLFSVVVLGVVAAGCVAVVVTQSRSGVLALVVVLALEVRRRMLTRRGDRSLAWRQRCAGVSGRARVLVGVVCGVICCGVVAAFTVPALVARNPVMQMLVAQGGSETRRSDTLRLQLLKAAWRYLRDSGWLGSGAGSFEYLLWHDPAPATLKLTNLHNAFMELLTQYGVPIAVCYGVFVIGVLVTLAGSVRVPDTRVARYEAVGYLIALIALGIAASSALHVGTWWVMHAAAGACAWRVATHTHRLPLRGQEAARSVDPGGKDVC; the protein is encoded by the coding sequence ATGCGAGGCGAAGATATTGCTGAGGAGTCAGGCTTACTGGCCAGTGGCGAACTCAACACTTCTCGTCCGCTATTGGTGACGTGGTTTTCCTATCTCGTCGCTGCGGGAGGAGCTTGCGCCGTTGTTTTTACGGTGGCTGGCGGGTTGCTATCTCTTCCCCTGCACGAGATGGGGCTAGAGAACACTTTTTTGTGTGTTGTCGCTTCGGTATCGTTTGTTGCTTTTATCAGTAGCGGCCCGCATATTTTTCGCCCTATCGCTTGGGCTTTGCCTTTTTTTGTTGCCGCTTTTGTTTTCTGGTCTCCGTATGCTTTGGCTCGAACTCCTGACGTACGTGCTGGTGAGCTTGAGTTGACGCGGCTGTTTACGGCTTTTGTCATGGCTTTAGCTGTTTATGCGTGCACGCAAGCAACTAGCGTTGGGATGACTGGTATGCGGCTGGGGTGGTTTTTTGGACTTGTCTTGTCGGTTGGTGTGGCTGGGTGGGAGATTTTTACACGGCAGCATTTGTGGATCTCTGCGAGGAATCCGTTTATTTTTCCTGAACCTGTCGTGGTGGGCACTTATATCAATCCCAATAATTTCGCGACTGCTTTGGTGGCGATGATTGTTGGGGCGATTGCGTTGGCGGCGCAGTCGCGTTCGCGCTTGTTTTCTGTCGTTGTGCTGGGTGTGGTTGCTGCTGGTTGTGTGGCGGTAGTTGTTACTCAAAGCCGTTCGGGGGTGTTGGCGCTGGTTGTTGTGCTGGCGTTGGAGGTGCGGCGGCGGATGCTTACTCGTCGTGGGGATCGTTCGCTAGCTTGGCGGCAACGGTGTGCTGGAGTATCTGGACGAGCTCGTGTGCTGGTGGGTGTGGTGTGTGGGGTTATCTGCTGCGGGGTTGTTGCTGCTTTCACCGTGCCAGCGTTAGTGGCGCGTAATCCTGTTATGCAGATGCTGGTGGCGCAGGGTGGGTCAGAAACGCGGCGCTCGGACACTCTTCGGTTGCAGTTGTTGAAGGCTGCGTGGCGTTATTTGCGTGATTCGGGGTGGCTTGGTTCGGGGGCTGGGTCTTTTGAATATTTGTTGTGGCATGATCCGGCTCCTGCAACTTTGAAGCTGACGAATCTTCACAACGCTTTTATGGAGCTACTGACTCAATACGGTGTTCCTATTGCTGTTTGTTACGGAGTGTTCGTCATTGGGGTACTGGTGACGCTGGCGGGGTCTGTACGTGTCCCTGACACCCGTGTCGCACGGTATGAGGCAGTCGGTTATCTCATTGCGCTTATTGCTTTGGGTATTGCAGCCAGTTCAGCTCTGCATGTTGGGACGTGGTGGGTCATGCATGCGGCTGCTGGTGCGTGTGCGTGGCGGGTTGCTACGCACACGCACCGTTTGCCGTTACGGGGGCAGGAAGCTGCGCGGTCAGTCGATCCAGGTGGCAAGGACGTTTGCTGA
- a CDS encoding ABC transporter permease: MSSDSVEQEAGRAVTRAVDGSIIRADAVPYHKYEPHRAGLPNLKVYFKDLWERKEFAVANSRAGMRAANTMTFFGQAWLVINPLLLALVYFMLVTVLQRKGYQPSLLAHITGGIFVFYYFQGAVLQGASSVTGAGKMVVNTSFPRLLLPMTSVRTALFRFLPTIPVYFIFHITAGNPFTWATFIVAPIFLALLTLFTFGLAALFSTAQVYFRDTSSFLPYIMRIWLYVSPVLWTVDLIDRYPVMKALIPFNPLYSLIGGYNQVLQEGVVPSLDLWLMAIGWSVVSVAAGSFFFLSREREFAVRL; encoded by the coding sequence GTGAGTTCTGACTCGGTCGAACAAGAGGCGGGTCGCGCCGTCACCAGAGCTGTCGATGGATCCATCATCCGCGCCGACGCGGTCCCGTACCACAAATACGAGCCGCATCGTGCAGGACTTCCCAACCTCAAGGTTTACTTCAAAGACCTCTGGGAGAGAAAAGAGTTCGCCGTAGCGAACTCCCGAGCGGGGATGCGCGCAGCCAACACCATGACCTTCTTCGGACAGGCATGGCTCGTCATCAACCCCCTTCTGCTTGCCCTGGTCTACTTCATGCTGGTCACCGTGCTGCAACGCAAGGGATACCAACCCAGCCTTTTAGCCCACATCACCGGTGGCATCTTCGTCTTCTACTACTTCCAAGGCGCAGTACTGCAGGGAGCTTCCTCCGTCACCGGAGCAGGAAAAATGGTGGTAAACACCTCTTTCCCACGGCTTCTGCTGCCCATGACATCGGTGCGCACCGCCCTCTTCCGGTTCCTACCCACCATCCCCGTCTACTTCATCTTCCACATCACAGCCGGGAATCCCTTCACCTGGGCCACCTTCATCGTTGCCCCGATCTTCCTGGCCCTGCTCACCCTTTTCACTTTTGGGCTCGCAGCGCTTTTCTCCACCGCACAGGTGTACTTCCGTGACACCAGCAGCTTCCTGCCATACATCATGCGAATCTGGCTGTACGTATCTCCCGTGCTGTGGACGGTGGACCTCATTGACCGCTACCCGGTCATGAAAGCTCTCATCCCCTTCAACCCCTTGTACTCCCTCATTGGTGGGTACAACCAGGTACTTCAAGAAGGCGTCGTTCCTTCGCTCGACTTGTGGCTCATGGCCATCGGATGGAGCGTGGTATCTGTCGCCGCCGGTTCGTTCTTCTTCTTGTCGAGGGAGCGTGAGTTCGCTGTCCGTCTCTGA